TTCCAGGAATATCCGCCGCGCCAAGAAGCTGCGTCCTTCAGTCTCGATAAAGTGATGGAAAAGCTGAGTCAGCCTGGCGGGGCGCAATAGTCCTTGGTTAAACGGAATGGGGCGTCTTAGGATGCCCCGTTCTTAGTATTTGGAGGCCGAGAAATGCCGGACATCAAAGACATCGTGAATGAGCTGAAACAGACCCGCGACGAGGTTAAACTGAAAATCCATCTGGGCAGCAAAGAGCTCCAGGAGGAATGGGACGAGCTGGAGAAGAAATGGGACAGTTTCGAAGCGGAAGCCAAACTCGGCGAATCCGCTCAGAACATCAGTGAAGCTACCTCCTTGCTTGGCGACGAGCTGTCCAAAGCCTTCAAGAAAATCAGGTCTGCACTTTGATCATGCAAATGCGTTGGTTGGTTCTTGGCATGTTGGCGGCAAGTGCTGCCACATCGTCCCAATCCGAAGCCGAGGAGCATCCGAAGCTCGTCTTGCAGATCACAGTTGATCAGCTGCGCGGTGACTTGATCGACCGGAACATTGCGCACTTTGGCGAAACAGGTTTCAAACGCCTTCTTCGAAACGGCATCTATTACACCAACGCCCATCATCGGCACGCAAACACAGAGACGATTGTCGGTCATACAACACTGGCGACAGGCACTGATCCCGCCGTTCACGGAATGGTTGCCAACCTCTGGTTCGACCGAGCAACCGGCAAGCCGTTTTACAACGTTCAGGATCCTGATTATCCCCTGCTCGCGATGTCCGGGGTAGATCAATCTACCGAAATCGATCCTACACAGCGGGCTGCGACATCTGATGGACGTTCCCCCGCGTCGATCTTGTCATCTACGCTGTCTGATGAAATCGCGATCGCAAATGCAGGCGTTTCAAAGATATTCGGGGTGTCCGTCAAGGATCGCGGTGCCATCTCTATGGCCGGCCACGCCGGAACTGCCTACTGGTTCTCAAAGAGCGATGGTCGGTTTGTCACGTCCAGCTACTACATGGACACCTATCCAGACTGGGTCAATGCTTGGAATGATGCCGGGCACGTTCTGGCCTACGCCTACACAGACTGGGAGTTGACTGACCCTGAACAAACCTATCGCTTTGCTGCGTTCGATGATGCGGAATGGGAAACCGATTTTCCGGGATTTGGCCGCACATTTCCCCATCCGTTCGGAGCTTGGGACAGCAAGTACTATACGACATTTTTGACGCTCAGCCCGGCGGGCGATGAGTTGACGGCATCGTTTGCAAAAACACTGATCGACAAGGAGGGTATCGGTACAGACGACGTTACCGATTATCTCTCCGTCAGTTTTTCATCGACTGATTATGTCGGCCACATTTTCGGCCCTTCCAGCTTGGAGTCCGAGGACAATCTGCGCCGTCTTGATGAAACCATCGGCCAACTGCTCGACCATGTGGATCAAAAAATCGGGTTGGAACACACATTGGTCGTTTTATCCGCAGACCACGGCGGCGCGGAAGTCCCGGGCTATTTGGAATATCTCGGTATTCCGGCCGGTTACTTCACTTTCGACGACATAGACAAGGAACCCGCCGCGAAAGCTCTGATTGCTGAGTTTGGGGTCGCTCAGGAGCTTATTTCCTCTTTTTCCCAACCCTATGTCTATCTCAACGAACAGCTTATTTCAGACAAAGGACTAGAAAAAGCGGACGTTGCCAGAGCTCTCGCCAAAGAACTGCAAAAGATGCCGGCCATTGCCTACGCGATATCCAGCGAGGATCTTGCAAGTGCTGCAATTGCCAAGACGACGGTCAGCGATGCAGTGCTGGCGAATTTTCATGCCTCACGGTCCGGCGACGTTTATGTGGTGTTTGAACCGCACTGGTTTGTGGGTGATTTTGACGGGCTTCACGTCGCCTCTCACCATGGATCTCCGTGGACCTATGATACGCACGTCCCGATCATCTTTTCCCGGTCGGGGATGAAGGCAAGCCGCATCCCGGCGCGGGTTGAAACAGTCGACCTCGCACCGACCGTCGCCGCCTACTTGCGGATCAAGGCACCCAGCGGCAGTCGTGGCAAGATCTTGGATGAGGTCGTTCATTCTCAGTAATTTTTGATCAGGCGCGGCCCGCTCGATGACAGCATCACTGCAACGTATCCGAGACGTAAGGATCTGCATGCAGCAGCCTATAATAGGCCAAGAAAATGGTTATGGATTGACAGAAAGTGTCCGTTACGGGAGGTTTCCTTCAAACATGCTCCTGCATGTCATACACGGTGCTGCGGCCATAAGCCCAATTCTTCACTCGAGCCGTCAGTCAACGGC
This window of the Roseibium alexandrii DFL-11 genome carries:
- a CDS encoding alkaline phosphatase family protein, with translation MRWLVLGMLAASAATSSQSEAEEHPKLVLQITVDQLRGDLIDRNIAHFGETGFKRLLRNGIYYTNAHHRHANTETIVGHTTLATGTDPAVHGMVANLWFDRATGKPFYNVQDPDYPLLAMSGVDQSTEIDPTQRAATSDGRSPASILSSTLSDEIAIANAGVSKIFGVSVKDRGAISMAGHAGTAYWFSKSDGRFVTSSYYMDTYPDWVNAWNDAGHVLAYAYTDWELTDPEQTYRFAAFDDAEWETDFPGFGRTFPHPFGAWDSKYYTTFLTLSPAGDELTASFAKTLIDKEGIGTDDVTDYLSVSFSSTDYVGHIFGPSSLESEDNLRRLDETIGQLLDHVDQKIGLEHTLVVLSADHGGAEVPGYLEYLGIPAGYFTFDDIDKEPAAKALIAEFGVAQELISSFSQPYVYLNEQLISDKGLEKADVARALAKELQKMPAIAYAISSEDLASAAIAKTTVSDAVLANFHASRSGDVYVVFEPHWFVGDFDGLHVASHHGSPWTYDTHVPIIFSRSGMKASRIPARVETVDLAPTVAAYLRIKAPSGSRGKILDEVVHSQ